From a region of the Candidatus Brocadia sp. genome:
- a CDS encoding type III-B CRISPR module-associated protein Cmr5, protein MADITGTDGGKKLQPASVARGGKVLPLMQEMIQKLDETKVNFLKGLPPMIMQNGLGQTIAYLQSKEGYEDIVDVFKKLFGEDNLIDAILNMEVKEYALRQKEAIEYAGWMKKFALAFYIKTNKERGDETPAS, encoded by the coding sequence ATGGCTGATATAACAGGGACAGACGGCGGTAAAAAGTTACAGCCCGCATCCGTAGCGCGGGGAGGGAAGGTTTTGCCGCTCATGCAGGAAATGATACAGAAACTGGACGAAACAAAGGTCAATTTCCTGAAAGGCCTGCCGCCAATGATTATGCAGAACGGCCTTGGCCAGACCATTGCCTATTTGCAGAGCAAGGAGGGGTACGAAGACATTGTTGATGTTTTCAAAAAACTGTTTGGAGAGGACAATCTGATTGATGCCATTTTGAATATGGAAGTAAAAGAATATGCCCTCAGACAAAAAGAGGCAATTGAATACGCAGGGTGGATGAAAAAATTTGCCCTTGCATTTTATATAAAAACCAATAAGGAGAGAGGCGATGAAACTCCCGCTTCCTAA